One Siniperca chuatsi isolate FFG_IHB_CAS linkage group LG5, ASM2008510v1, whole genome shotgun sequence DNA window includes the following coding sequences:
- the txnrd2.2 gene encoding thioredoxin reductase 2, tandem duplicate 2, translating to MAAFCRGRHRWKRTNCFHVLTRNLTGKYDYDLVVIGGGSGGLACSKEAAQVGQKVAVLDYVEPSVKGTKWGLGGTCVNVGCIPKKLMHHTALLGTAVKDAKKYGWQISGPICHDWATMAEAVQNHVRSLNWGHRVQLQDKKVKYLNIKGSLVDEHTVKGLTKAGKEMILTAKNIVIATGGRPKYPTNIPGAMEHGITSDDIFWLKKSPGKTLVVGASYVALECAGFLTGIGLNTTVMVRSIALRGFDQQMAGLVTDHMEAYGTKFAWKCVPKRVDKLSTGALQVTWTDTHTGNEHKDTYDSVLWAVGRAPETKALGLDKLGVQLNKETGKIVVGTAESTSVPNIYAFGDIGEGRPELTPTAIKAGKLLARRLAGHSTELMNYDNVPTTVFTPLEYGCVGLSEEEAEKRHGKDGIEVYHAFYKPLEFTVAERDASQCYLKVVCKRGGDQKILGLHFTGPNAGEVTQGFALGFQCGATYSHLLQTVGIHPTCAEEVIKVNVTKRSGLDATVTGC from the exons ATGGCTGCCTTTTGTAGAGGGAGACACCGGTGGAAAAGGACtaattgttttcatgttttgacaAGAAACCTGACAG GAAAGTATGACTATGACCTGGTGGTTATTGGTGGAGGTTCAGGAGGCCTTGCCTGTTCCAAAGAAG CTGCACAGGTGGGACAGAAAGTTGCTGTTTTAGATTATGTGGAGCCATCTGTGAAag GTACCAAGTGGGGTCTTGGTGGTACATGTGTTAATGTTGGCTGCATTCCTAAGAAGCTCATGCACCACACTGCTCTACTTGGCACTGCAGTCAAAGATGCTAAGAAGTATGGCTGGCAGATCTCAGGGCCAATCTGCCATGACTG GGCCACCATGGCAGAGGCTGTTCAGAATCACGTCAGGTCTCTGAACTGGGGTCACAGAGTTCAGCTCCAGGACAA GAAGGTGAAGTATCTGAACATCAAAGGAAGTCTGGTGGATGAACACACTGTTAAAGGACTAACTAAAGCAGGGAAAGAG ATGATCCTGACGGCCAAGAACATTGTGATCGCCACAGGTGGACGGCCCAAGTACCCCACAAAT ATCCCTGGAGCAATGGAGCATGGCATCACCAGTGACGACATCTTCTGGCTGAAAAAGTCGCCCGGGAAAAC gCTTGTGGTTGGAGCCAGCT ATGTGGCTCTAGAGTGTGCAGGCTTCCTCACCGGCATTGGCTTGAACACCACAGTGATGGTTCGCAGCATCGCCCTCCGGGGGTTTGATCAG CAAATGGCAGGTCTAGTGACAGACCACATGGAGGCATATGGGACCAAGTTTGCATGGAAATGTGTCCCAAAGAGAGTGGACAAACTCTCCACTGGCGCCCTGCAGGTGACCTGGACTGACACCCACACAGGCAACGAACACAAGGACACGTACGACTCTGTGTTATGGGCAGTTG GCAGAGCCCCTGAAACCAAAGCCCTGGGCCTGGACAAGCTTGGTGTGCAACTCAACAAGGAGACTGGGAAAATAGTCGTGGGCACTGCCGAATCCACCTCAGTGCCAAACATCTATGCTTTTGGTGATATCGGCGAG GGTCGTCCTGAATTGACCCCAACAGCCATTAAAGCGGGAAAGCTTCTCGCCCGCAGGCTGGCTGGTCACAGCACTGAGCTCATGAACTACGACAAC gtgccCACCACAGTGTTCACCCCCCTCGAGTATGGCTGTGTGGGTCTATctgaggaggaggctgagaagAGGCATGGAAAAGACGGCATTGAG GTCTACCATGCTTTCTACAAGCCTCTGGAATTCACTGTTGCAGAGCGCGATGCCAGCCAGTGCTACTTAAAG GTGGTATGCAAGCGGGGTGGAGACCAGAAGATCCTGGGTCTGCACTTCACCGGTCCAAACGCTGGAGAAGTCACACAGGGCTTTGCTTTGGGCTTCCA ATGTGGAGCAACATATTCCCACCTTTTGCAGACAGTAGGCATCCACCCGACCTGTGCCGAGGAGGTGATCAAGGTCAACGTCACAAAGCGCTCCGGCTTGGACGCCACGGTCACTGGCTGCTGA